CGTGGAGGAGCGACTTCCGAAGTACGTGTGTGGGCGGTGCGTGGAGCAGGTTGACGCGGCTTACGCGCTCAAGATGCAGATTGACCGGACGGACGAGGAGCTGCGAAGTTTGCTGGCGGAGTACAGCAAACCGGTGGTGGAAGAGGCCATCGAGGTTCAGGCGGAGGAAGTGCCGGTCGATTCGACGGAGAGCGCTCAAGGGACGGCTGAAGAGGAGAACTTTGAGGACGATGCCAGGATGGATGTGCAGGACGCTTCGATGGTGGAAGAGGAAATACGGACCAAAGTGGAACCTGAGGTGCAATTGGAGCAGGAGGAAATGATtgaggaagaggaggaggaggaggacatgGAGCATGAATATGTAGTCGTCGAAACTGAAGAAACGGTTTACGAACTTAGTGAGGAGCATGCGAGGTATGTTCTTGAAGGCTCAGTTGAGCTTGAAAAGcggatttaaaacttttttccctTCAACAGATTTAGCATTCGTATTATGGACGACGACAACGAAGCTGCCACTGTCGATGCCACCGACAATAAGAAGGAATCCGTCGAACCGGCGGCAGAATCGACAACGGAAGGCAAGAGCTTTTACCAGTGCGACAAGTGTCGCGTCGTACTTCGTACGTACGAGCTGCTCAAGCGGCATGAAAAAGCTCGCCACAACGATGAAGAGGAACGCCACTTTGCGTGTTCGCACTGTACGAAAAAGTTCCGGTCGGCTTCCACGCTGAAGGTTCACCAACGGATTCACACCAACGAGCGGCCTTACGTCTGCGATGTAGGTATATCGGTGGGAGGGGAGTCCGCTTTTGTCCCCGGTGGCCGCCGTTTGTAACGAAGTCCCTCTTCTCTCTTCTCAGATTTGCGACAAAAGTTTCGCGCAAAATACGAACCTCGTGTACCACCGGAAGGTTCACCAGAACATCCGGGACTATGCGTGCGATCAGTGCTCGTACAGGGCGCGCAGCCAAAACGACCTGAACCTCCACAGCAGGCGGCACACCGGCGCTCGGCCGTACGTCTGCGACGAGTGTCAGCTGCCGTTTTCCACGTCGAGCAATCTGAGCAAGCACGTCAAGCGGCGGCACATGGGCGAGCGGAAGTACAAGGTGGGTTCGGATTCTTAAGCTCCTTCTTCCCTCATTTGCGACAGGTCTGCGGCAAAGCGTTCCGCACGATGAGCCAAATCCAGGCCCACGGCTATGTGCATGACCCGCAGGGTCATCCCATCGCATGCGAGCACTGCCCGTACCGGACGACCACCAAATCTTCCCTAGCCATCCACCTCAAGTCGCACCAACCACAGGCCAGGCCGTACGTGTGCCGTCAGTGCGGCAAAGGGTTCACCATCTCCAGCAACATGCACAAACACGTCCGGAATATGCACGAAAAGCGAAAACCATTTAAAGTTGCGCGCTTCAAAAAAACTTCACCAATAACCCAATAACCAATGACATCGTTGTCTTCTTCCAGTGCGACCAGTGCGACAAGACGTTCACCACGAAGGAAACGGCCCAGAAGCACCTGGTGACGCACACCGGCAGCAAGCCGTTCCACTGTCCGGAGTGTAACGTGGCGTACGGCTGGTACAACGGGCTGCAGAAGCACCTCAAGTCGGTCCACCCGGGTGCGCCCATTCCGACGGAAAAGTCCATGATGGGGCGCGTGCAGGAGCAGTTGAAGCGGGAGGCGGTCAAGACGGTGACGAAGGAAGGCGATGGAGGAGCGGAGAAATAGATAGGTAATCTTTTGTGTTGAAATGTTTGTTTGGTGTGATGTCTGAAGCAGCCGAAAGCCGAGGGGTTTTTGGGGTCCGCTTTTGGGACGTCCACTTATACTCTTGTTTCTTACTTGCAACGATTTGCTTGGTTCTTATTGAGATCTCTTTGCCAATGACCTTCATACTGGTTCCTCTTGTCTCCAAAGCACAGGcagcataatttaattatttagcgGTAAGATCAAGCTCCAAGGCTTACCTTAATGTGGTTGGTGACTTCCCCAAACAATTTCTATCGTAAAATATCTACATACATGACTCTTTGGACAGTTCTTCCAAGTAACATTctaaaaatcaactaaaaataCATTGTAATGCTCTAACTCAACCCAGTTTAACtaatcatctctgcggtaaactttacgcagtaggcctggccgcctTCTCGTTTTTGATGCTTCAGTGCATTGTGCATTGCTATGGTGCTCTACAAATGTTGATACATCGCGACCTCTgacacttatttgatttttctctgaaacaattaaaatttccaTTGTTTTTAAAGAGCGTGTACataaacaattcaaaacatttttgaatttgatcgtttttgaaTGGATCGAAAAACTGCTATATTTACAATGGGcgccgggattttttttcgaggttaatttttttaaatcagacaaATTATTGGGAAAAATGCTGCCAAAGTTGGCGTCAAACAGGGTAggtaaaccatcaccatcgcactatcattgatgcatatttcggtgcgttcctcgtctcttaaaaattctcttctctttcgcagcCGAGTGATGGTCGGCTTGCTATCACGAATA
This is a stretch of genomic DNA from Culex pipiens pallens isolate TS chromosome 1, TS_CPP_V2, whole genome shotgun sequence. It encodes these proteins:
- the LOC120432648 gene encoding zinc finger protein 143-like: MTGNCDKNPSSLPDTKSDQQQLDTPQRPQTLLKYCRNNPNFLRDPASFPQTLKLIGGELASDGTPPKSGEEVLALLESWKQHVAQTEPAALQRPSDRELKRLLDALESRLTFTQITLILQHLEVVGSGSETLWPTIAVEMRALKFPARPEVYWRWGFDEWGQQAKRVLREDPDGLSALQQRYVDFLQERGEVDGGGEGSCGVDALELVINHCRACLEVLKVGGLKVYLFEALGVGTTLADKINVCFGSGINVEERLPKYVCGRCVEQVDAAYALKMQIDRTDEELRSLLAEYSKPVVEEAIEVQAEEVPVDSTESAQGTAEEENFEDDARMDVQDASMVEEEIRTKVEPEVQLEQEEMIEEEEEEEDMEHEYVVVETEETVYELSEEHARFSIRIMDDDNEAATVDATDNKKESVEPAAESTTEGKSFYQCDKCRVVLRTYELLKRHEKARHNDEEERHFACSHCTKKFRSASTLKVHQRIHTNERPYVCDVCGKAFRTMSQIQAHGYVHDPQGHPIACEHCPYRTTTKSSLAIHLKSHQPQARPYVCRQCGKGFTISSNMHKHVRNMHEKRKPFKCDQCDKTFTTKETAQKHLVTHTGSKPFHCPECNVAYGWYNGLQKHLKSVHPGAPIPTEKSMMGRVQEQLKREAVKTVTKEGDGGAEK